ATCCTAAATGGGGCTCCACATTCAATCTTATCCTACATGACAATGCAGGAACTGTTAAATTCAATCTTTACGAATGCACTCCTGGAAGTGTAAAATATGACTATCTGTCAAGCTGCGAAATTAAGGTATTGTTTTATGCtagatgtgtttgatttatgGTTAATTTATATTTGTTCCAATTTGACAACTTTTTCTCCTAATCCAATGCAGATGAGATATGCTCCAGATGATTCAACCATATTTTGGGCCATCGGTGCTGATTCCCTGGTGATGGCCAAGCATGCTGAGTTTTGTGGAAAAGAAATTGAAATGACTGTTCCTTTTGAGGGGGTTCATTCAGGAGAGGTATGTTTTTGTTgccttttttctttttgttgatAATGATTGTAATTTCGCTGAAATTTAATATTCTTGAAGACCTCTGAGGAACATGAAGCTGCTTATGTAATGTCACATCATATTGATTGAAGGTTTTACCTCAGATTTGAAATCATTTGCTTCTAGTTTTATCACACAAATGTTTCTTAACAAAATGAAAGTAGTAAATTCTAAGCTTTAGCTACATATTTGGAATCagtggttttttttaaaatgttgcaATCAATGGATTTTGTTTAGTTAATTTCCCGTTATTTAAAAGCAATTATTACAACTAGGGATATCAAACGTCAAAAGTTTCTTCTTTGTCACTTATCTAGCATGCAATAAAGCTGGAATTTTCTAAGACATTCTTTCCTAACTATCTTGCAGTTGACTGTGAAGCTTGTACTTAAAGAATGGCAATTTTCCGATGGTACACATAGCCTGACTAATTTTGGTCGAGGCTCTTATCATCCAGTGAATGGGATATCAAATTATTCCCCGAAAACTGGAAGGAAAATTCACATGACGGTGGTTGAGGGAAAGGATCTTGTTGTGAAGGACAAAATGGGAAAATCTGACCCTTATGTTAAATTGCAGTATGGGAAAGTATAATTAATTCTCCTTTTGCCACCACTAATCATCATTTAATAGATTCAATCTACGTCTACTCTCTTCATAATCGAGATTTTGAGCTTGGTTTTCATGGATAGTTAACATGAAATTCTTGGATAAATTTGGATCCAGGCTATTCAGAGAACAAGAAGTGTTTCACATTCTTCCAGCCCAATTTGGAATCAAAAGTTTGAATTTGATGAGGTTGCAGGCGGAGAATATTTGAAGATAAGATGTTGTACAGATGAGACATTTACCGATGATAACATAGGTAGTGCTCGAGTCAACTTGGAAGGACTTGTAGAAGGTTCCATAAGAGATGTATGGATTCCCCTCGAAAAAGTCAGTTCGGGAGAGCTGCATCTTCACATAGAAGCGGTGAAAGTTGCCGATACTGAAAATTCCAAGGTGCATGTATCAAAAAGCTTAAGCTGCTTAAAGTCCGGTTAACGATTAATAATTCTCAAGATTTAGACTTCTGGACATTCATTATAGAGTGGGAAGTTGGAGTATGATACGTTTATTGCAATTTCTTTGTAATTTTCAGGGGTCACACGGGAGTTCAACCAATTCTTGGGTTGAACTTGTTCTAATTGAAGCAAGAGATCTTGTTGCAGCTGATCTCCGAGGAACTAGCGATCCATTTGTGAGTGTTCACTATGGAAACCTTAAAAGGAGGACTAAGGTACGAGATCTGAGTCTTTTACATGTGTTCTGCCACTCAAGGCTTGCCACTGCATACTTGCTATTATTTGGCCATGTTTTTGCAGGTTGTATACAAGACTTTAGATCCAAAATGGCATCAAACATTTGAATTCCCCGATGATGGTAGTCCCCTTGAGTTGCATGTCAAGGATCACAACGCGTTATTTCCCCCAACCAATATAGGAGATTGTGTCGTCGAATACCAGATGTTAGCTCCGAATCAGATGGCTCAAAAATGGATACCTCTGCAAGGAGTAAAAAAAGGTGAAATCCACATCCAGATTACCAAAAAAATTCCCGAATCAGAGAAGAAATCAAGCATAGATTCTGAGTCGTCCCCTACTAAACTGCACCATGAAATCTCAAAGCAGGTAAAATAGTGAGGAACATGTACAATCTGTATGGTAGAGGATACAAGATTGGAAGTGGCCCTATCCAATTTTCATAATATGTTTCATATGAAAAAACTTGGCAAAGTTGTTATTGTAAGAAGACTGACCTGCTTTTTGGATTGATCAGATGAAGCAGATGATGATCAAGATTCAATCTTTGATCGATGACAGCGATCTTGAAGGTGTTTCAAAATCACTGACCGAGCTTGAGACTCTGCATGATACTCAAGAAGAGTACATGGTTCAACTCGAGACAGAGAAGATGCTTCTGATCGACAAGATAAACGAGCTCGGGCAGGAGGTATTTAACTCTTCACCTTCTTTGAGCAGAAGAGATACCATTGCTTGATAAAGACTGTTCATGCAGGGTTTCTTTCCTATATTTGTGTAGAAATTGATTGAATCTTGAATAAAAAGAATCCCAAAAAAGGTATTGTAATTGTATCATCTTGTGTTACATCTAAGGCAAAAGATCACATATTCACATATTAAATTTGAAGAaaataattagatatttaaAAAACTATTTCTGACAATTCAATTCAAGTTAAACGACTCGAAAAAATGTCAAGAAAAATGAACATGCAATCTCAATATGCactattatgatttatgatggaCAGATGTTTTATGATCACAATATATCTATAATATTATACCTTAGGAAATCATAGTTCCATTCTTAATAGTTCATATATAATTCGAATTTTGAAATAATCGCGTCGTGTTCAAATATCGAGTCCGACTCGAATTTATAATTATATgctaattattatatattttaagcaGCTTCGCAAAGAGGCGACACAAAATTGCGTTCATTTGAATGGGAtgttttttttatgctcaaccATTAATTATCACTATAAGTTTTATATTGGCAGATGTTTAACAAATGTTTTCGAACAAATTAGGGAAAAAATTTACGTACGAATCACTCACCTATATATGGATGAAACATAGATACTAAACATCTTGATCAAGAAGAGAGGTGTGAATGGCGATTCCGATAGACATGCATCTTTTACATATATATTACAATTACAATTAGGGACGGGACGGGTCGGGTCGGGTCGAGAATACGATATCTTGTGGTACTATTTGACACATTTGGTGGTACTTGGACGAAAGGCCATTGAAAATACACATGTATGTTCCATGAATTTAGTGTGAATTATAGGGAGATTTTGAATACAATCACATTATAGAAACATATATAGCTTAAAAATGGATGAATTATTTCACCCACTAACTCACTTTTTAAACGAAGTACGACTCGATTTACACTTCTAGTCCTGCCAAATAGACatggaaagaaaaattttgtagaataaaatctaaagagcacataaaatttcattaattctCTTGTTGACCACAAAAACCCAACTCAATTCTCATTTTTTCTATATTggaataagaataataattataaCAATACAAGTGGCTAGCTAGTAGTAAAACAAGGCATAAGTATGTGTAGGATTGAGTGGTTCTTGTATTCTTCAAAATCCCATTATTATATAGCTCATATTTTGCTTGTCATCGATATCATTAATAGGTGGAAATTTACTCTGGAAATGACTCGAACTCAATCAAAATTGTGCCaccatatatatacatacatattatATAATGTatgtatatctatatatatatattatatacatagaggaaaatttcaattttaggtTTGTAAGTGaggaaaatttacattttttggTCCTATAATTTTTACTTTTGGTTATGGAGtatgtttcttgtgagacgatttcacgaatctttatctgtgagacgggtcaaccctaccgatattcacaataaaaagtaatactcttagcataaaaagtaatactttttatggatgactcaagtaagagattcgtctcacaaaatactatctgtgagaccgtctcacacaagtttttaccttgattatgttaataattattttgcacTTTATCCACGTAACTTgcattttttttccattttttgttATATTAATGATGAAATTGCATTTTTAGTTTTGTAGCttgtatgtttttttttcatttttttactgAAGTCCATAGTCATATGTAATATGTGATATAGATTTTGTTCTCGTCACATGAGTCATGTAGGATAACATTGATGTCAAATAAGCAATATTCGATTAATTTAGTGGCTTTGAGCTAAATAAATGACCAAAAAATTggataaaaactaaattttaacAAATTTCATGactaaaatctaaaaaatcaattaatttaTAAGActagaatttcaattttttatttttttaaaattgcagTTTACATTATTTCTCTCAAGTTGTAAAAGGTAATGATATTTAAAGACTGTTTGGGGTGCCCCATTTTCTTTCCGTAATCGAGTACTCCTTTTTGTATTCATCCAGATATTATTTAATTCCCCaaaataaatgaatatattcgattttttttttattttattttctcaaagaCTAATCGACAACCTTAAGCTAGGGTCAAACTGAGCACTCCAAAACTAACATCTTGGAATCTTCAAATTCTCCAAGTACATAATTATCATGCATTTCTCAGGTAATGAATTATCTTTATCGAGAAAATGCATCATTTATTTGCATTGATATGAGAATCTCGAGgaagaaaaaataatttgaaacatGTAAAATTATATAAGCTAAAATagatattaaatgttaaaaaatcGAGGgtacaatttaattatttttttcagtcttagttgtttatatttttgtttttacaattttaatcattttcttCGACATGATTCTGACGTGTATAGTAACATATCAGCACTCTATGTTAGAAATGattaaaattactaaaaatctgaaaatacaAGATTAAAGTAAATTCGATAACATAGATGACTAAACTTgtaaataaacaaatatataaaaccaaaaatataattttttcgaAAAAATTAATACATTATGTTTCTGTTAATTTGACCTCTAATTTTACCAAATATATTTGCATTtccaattaaaattaaaattctaGAATTTTTTCAAAATGTGGTTTCAAAGAAATTTCAGGGAAACTATCATTTCGggattgaaatatttttttgtcgtaaatatttttatataatatttttggtCTCTAAATTATTCTACTCAGTATGCATTAGTTTACCTTAACATCAGAGTTGATTGTGACAGAGTAATTTGATTAATTTACTTTGTAAGAATAGATTAGTTCTCTTAATCTGTAATTCTAGCTACTAAActtaattattttctttgaaTATTGTTTCAcgatatttattattatatgaaaTCGTAGTTCCCTTTCTTCTCTTCTCTTCTCTTCTCCTTTCTCCGTAGTTAATTTGATTCAGCTTGATGTCGTAAGAATTCTCTCTGAATAACCCTCGACTGAGATAAATAGATTGATGGACTATGatgaggtagcttagattcgaGATATAAATCTCTTCCAAGCATGTCACCGGAAGACTATATATATTGAGACTTTCATCTAATACGTACGTGAGTGTCACATCATCGATGCTCAAATGAATGTACAACATATCAAAACtcgtatatacatatatataatataattgagTAAATAAGCTTTTTCTATCCCCATTCATCCTGCAGGTCAAGTTAAAATTGAAATGGAAACCCGACCCACgcaaaacttaaataaaattgaaatttataaaTCTACTTGAAGAATATATAATCCACGCCAAGTAATATCTAAACCGATGTAATAAAAAGTAAGCACGAGATTTTGTAGTAATTGAGTCGACtaattgatataattttatgaataaaatattagaaAGTCATGGTGGAATTAATATAAGATTTTAGTCATAATTTCAGATCAACAAATTGTCAAACTATGACTGAAATCGGAGGATTGGTGGAGGAGTTAGTCACCCGCATGCGTTGATCATTCATGCCCCTTCATAATAATGCACCACGTCcattataattttatatataaacataattcaaatgacattaatttatttttgaccATTTCTCTCATTCTAAAAGTACGTATATTTTTACTCTCTACAATTTAAAATTgagtgaaaccgtctcacacaagttttttgtcAAATATCTTTCACTCTCTGTCccaaacataattttttttcttagaTTCGAGAAAGAAGTTCATTGTAATTGAATCTCGATCTCgttataaatttgaaatttgatgTCATATAGCCTACAAGTGATTTAgagaatgattttatttcacACCAAacaagatttttattttatccTTAATTCCTCGTTATTTTATCCTTAATTCCTTGTTCAATATTCAATAAATTGTAGGtcttttatgagacggtctcacgaatcttgatctgtgagacggatcaatccctaccgatattcacaataaaaagtaatactatgagcataaaaagtaatacttttcatggatgccccaaataagatatccatcTCATAAACTATGACCCgtaagaccatctcacacaagtttttaccttcaATAAAATTTTGCACATCTTTTCAAAATTTAGTCAACACGGATATATtagcaaaaacaaaaataaatgctACTATATAAAAAAGTGCAATATATATTTGGATAATCAAAAAACAAATGCAATGTACATATTTGAGATGATAGAATACTACTAATGAAAGGGGAGACCCTTGGAACTTGGTGTAAATGGTGAAACATTTTTTGCCTTATCTAAACTAcccttatttttttaatatttttttttctaatataCATATTTCTTAGCAATAAATTTGTTCAATTCAGtagattgtaaaaaaaaaaaaaacatgaattaaaatatgtaaagtTACTTTAAATCTCCTATTTATCTAACTTATATATGCAGTATTGTGTTCTACAAATTCTTGAGAGTTCTCTAGTACATATTTCATTTTCTTGTCTAATAGTTGTTATCactgtttcttttttttttgaccAGCAAAATGTATCCATTTTATTAAGAAAAAACCAATGTTCACAGATACAAATTAACCAACCAAGAAGGAAATTC
This window of the Primulina tabacum isolate GXHZ01 chromosome 4, ASM2559414v2, whole genome shotgun sequence genome carries:
- the LOC142542843 gene encoding uncharacterized protein LOC142542843 isoform X2, coding for MVSAGQLQRVMRLGFDWDTTDIDILLSAKLAMQLGTARIIVNSIHIRGDLLLVPILDGKAIVYSFVSTPEVRIGVAFGSGGSQSLPATELPGVSSWLVKITTDTLNKKMVEPRRQCLALPAEDLQKKAVAGVLYVTVVSASKLCRINSRSSPFTKQKDSSTDTCEDGSSNTEFRTILEVELEELTRKTNMSMGSNPKWGSTFNLILHDNAGTVKFNLYECTPGSVKYDYLSSCEIKMRYAPDDSTIFWAIGADSLVMAKHAEFCGKEIEMTVPFEGVHSGELTVKLVLKEWQFSDGTHSLTNFGRGSYHPVNGISNYSPKTGRKIHMTVVEGKDLVVKDKMGKSDPYVKLQYGKAIQRTRSVSHSSSPIWNQKFEFDEVAGGEYLKIRCCTDETFTDDNIGSARVNLEGLVEGSIRDVWIPLEKVSSGELHLHIEAVKVADTENSKGSHGSSTNSWVELVLIEARDLVAADLRGTSDPFVSVHYGNLKRRTKVVYKTLDPKWHQTFEFPDDGSPLELHVKDHNALFPPTNIGDCVVEYQMLAPNQMAQKWIPLQGVKKGEIHIQITKKIPESEKKSSIDSESSPTKLHHEISKQMKQMMIKIQSLIDDSDLEGVSKSLTELETLHDTQEEYMVQLETEKMLLIDKINELGQEVFNSSPSLSRRDTIA
- the LOC142542843 gene encoding uncharacterized protein LOC142542843 isoform X1; translation: MGGVKMRALDWNSALELLNKLLNEKPLLPLVVPLLLVLWTIEKWFFHLSNWIPLILAVWVTIQYGSYRRRILEEDLNKKWMHLTLRASPVTPLEQCEWLNKLLIDIWPNYINPKLSSRFSSIIERRLKHRKSKLIENIELQEFSLGARPPLLGLHGIRWTTSGDQRVMRLGFDWDTTDIDILLSAKLAMQLGTARIIVNSIHIRGDLLLVPILDGKAIVYSFVSTPEVRIGVAFGSGGSQSLPATELPGVSSWLVKITTDTLNKKMVEPRRQCLALPAEDLQKKAVAGVLYVTVVSASKLCRINSRSSPFTKQKDSSTDTCEDGSSNTEFRTILEVELEELTRKTNMSMGSNPKWGSTFNLILHDNAGTVKFNLYECTPGSVKYDYLSSCEIKMRYAPDDSTIFWAIGADSLVMAKHAEFCGKEIEMTVPFEGVHSGELTVKLVLKEWQFSDGTHSLTNFGRGSYHPVNGISNYSPKTGRKIHMTVVEGKDLVVKDKMGKSDPYVKLQYGKAIQRTRSVSHSSSPIWNQKFEFDEVAGGEYLKIRCCTDETFTDDNIGSARVNLEGLVEGSIRDVWIPLEKVSSGELHLHIEAVKVADTENSKGSHGSSTNSWVELVLIEARDLVAADLRGTSDPFVSVHYGNLKRRTKVVYKTLDPKWHQTFEFPDDGSPLELHVKDHNALFPPTNIGDCVVEYQMLAPNQMAQKWIPLQGVKKGEIHIQITKKIPESEKKSSIDSESSPTKLHHEISKQMKQMMIKIQSLIDDSDLEGVSKSLTELETLHDTQEEYMVQLETEKMLLIDKINELGQEVFNSSPSLSRRDTIA